A stretch of Flavobacterium sp. N1994 DNA encodes these proteins:
- a CDS encoding prolyl oligopeptidase family serine peptidase, translated as MKRISLVTYLLLFPVLLFAQKYPVTKSEDNKVSKFNISYPDNYSWLENMDSDEVKNWANAQNETTNLHFEEVKKEYDIVRKINEYDAFASNSLPTKKEAYFYTRYIVEKGKPTVLFYRKELNDQAIELFNPFKIYRNTTATLMNYNPSKNSKYMACEVSTDGSDKHEIRFVPFDKANAVDDIIKNIKFSRMSWNKDDGIFYMRNRNQNTFAKDSTYQLYYHKIGTIQENDKLVFDATKTGNHFTYFIKKDRLIIIESDCKNPNKNYYSASLNEEEYHLQKFLELDDTMFTFLNYNNNKVYFSGKEYDWGEIRAFDLSNKNEETVFIPQIYNNLLVDAVFTEGYIFCKYKTKNKYYVIAYDETGKFVRKFDSPEGTTFDIKFYDPKSNSLYISVYSYTVAPQNFKLNIESGEVRNFYNDYIVPKGTLFSLDHFITKSIDVKSRDNKDIPITILYKKGTELNGNNPTLLQAYGGFGVVSEPNYDSALMYFLEKGGVFCFAEIRGGGEKGLKWHKEAMRLKKMNSFNDFIDVAEYLIKEKYTSSQKLAISGGSYGGLVVGVAMTQRPDLFKVVIPKVGVFDMLKFDQYTVGRYHLDEFGNPETKTDFENLYSYSPYHNIKENVNYPITLIITSKNDDRVPPFHSYKFAARLQNRTAQKNPVSLETRDDSGHYGKISTYKSYQEDKADFYDFLLYHLNK; from the coding sequence ATGAAAAGAATATCTCTTGTTACTTATTTGTTGTTATTTCCTGTTTTACTTTTTGCTCAAAAATATCCCGTCACTAAAAGTGAAGATAATAAGGTTTCGAAATTTAATATTTCTTATCCCGACAATTATTCCTGGTTGGAAAACATGGATTCTGATGAAGTTAAAAATTGGGCAAATGCTCAAAACGAAACGACTAATCTTCATTTCGAGGAGGTAAAAAAAGAATATGATATTGTTCGGAAAATTAATGAATATGATGCTTTTGCTTCCAATAGTCTTCCAACTAAAAAAGAGGCCTACTTTTATACCAGATATATAGTTGAAAAAGGCAAACCCACCGTATTGTTTTATCGAAAAGAATTAAACGATCAGGCAATTGAGCTTTTTAATCCTTTTAAAATTTACCGAAACACCACCGCTACTTTGATGAATTACAATCCGTCAAAAAACTCAAAATATATGGCTTGTGAGGTAAGTACAGATGGTAGCGACAAACACGAAATTAGATTTGTCCCTTTTGATAAAGCCAATGCTGTAGATGACATTATAAAAAACATTAAGTTTTCAAGAATGTCTTGGAACAAGGACGATGGAATTTTTTATATGCGAAACCGAAATCAAAATACGTTTGCAAAAGATTCAACTTATCAATTATACTATCACAAAATAGGAACCATTCAGGAAAATGATAAATTGGTATTTGATGCTACAAAAACAGGAAACCACTTTACTTATTTTATTAAAAAAGACAGGCTTATCATTATCGAATCTGATTGTAAGAATCCCAATAAAAACTACTATTCTGCTTCTTTAAATGAAGAAGAGTATCATTTGCAAAAGTTCTTAGAATTAGATGATACCATGTTTACTTTTCTAAATTATAATAACAATAAAGTGTATTTCTCGGGTAAAGAATACGATTGGGGTGAAATTAGGGCTTTTGACCTTTCTAACAAAAACGAAGAAACCGTTTTCATACCACAAATCTATAATAATCTTCTTGTGGATGCCGTTTTTACAGAAGGTTATATTTTTTGCAAATACAAAACTAAAAACAAATACTATGTGATTGCTTATGATGAAACTGGTAAGTTTGTTCGGAAATTCGATTCCCCAGAAGGGACAACTTTTGATATAAAATTTTATGATCCTAAAAGTAATAGCCTTTACATAAGTGTTTATTCTTATACCGTGGCACCACAAAATTTTAAATTAAATATAGAGTCTGGTGAGGTTCGCAATTTTTATAACGATTATATCGTTCCAAAAGGCACCCTCTTTTCTTTAGATCATTTTATCACCAAATCAATTGATGTTAAAAGCAGGGACAATAAAGACATTCCTATTACCATTCTCTATAAAAAGGGAACTGAATTAAACGGGAATAACCCAACATTACTTCAGGCTTATGGTGGGTTTGGCGTTGTTAGTGAACCCAATTATGATTCTGCTTTGATGTATTTTTTGGAAAAAGGAGGTGTATTTTGTTTTGCCGAAATTCGAGGTGGTGGGGAAAAAGGATTAAAATGGCACAAGGAAGCAATGAGATTAAAGAAAATGAATTCGTTCAATGACTTCATCGATGTGGCTGAGTATTTGATAAAAGAAAAATATACTTCATCTCAAAAACTAGCAATAAGTGGCGGCTCCTATGGCGGATTAGTGGTAGGTGTAGCGATGACACAACGTCCTGATTTGTTTAAAGTAGTAATCCCTAAAGTTGGGGTTTTTGATATGTTGAAATTTGATCAATATACCGTGGGCCGATATCATTTAGACGAATTTGGCAACCCTGAAACCAAAACTGATTTTGAGAACCTATATTCCTATTCTCCCTATCACAACATTAAAGAAAATGTAAACTATCCAATTACGTTAATCATAACGTCTAAAAACGATGATCGGGTACCGCCTTTTCATTCCTATAAATTTGCCGCTCGATTACAAAATAGGACTGCACAAAAAAACCCAGTATCCCTTGAAACAAGAGATGATTCAGGCCATTATGGAAAAATAAGTACCTATAAAAGTTATCAAGAAGACAAGGCTGATTTTTATGACTTTTTGTTATATCATTTAAATAAATAA
- a CDS encoding lipopolysaccharide biosynthesis protein yields MSLYKNLFKQTAIYGLATVLPRMLSFLLNPLYVKVLPKGEFGEVSIIFAYLVFLNVILSYGMETAFFRFYNLEEDKKKVISTATISIFWTSLLFLGFGLLFRKTLGHWTDIDPQFITYTVWILVLDALAVIPFSKLRANKRPMVYAAIKIGNVMTNLCLNVFFLLALPKLAQGNPNGFWSTIYYDHFQIGYIFISNIIASLLTFLVLSPDYFQLKGKFDKVLWKKMLNYAYPILIAGIAFAINEHFDKILLEKMHVSKADIGAYSACYKLGLFMVLFRTAYTLGIEPFFFSHASNENAPQTYATITKYFVIFGSFICLFVIVFADLFKRVLVPNPDYWDAMKIVPLIVLANFFLGIYTNLSVWYKLIDKTKVGAYISLVGAAVTLLLNFILIPIMSYTGSAIATIAAYGSMMIISYQMGKKKYPIPYDFPKIFSYLGLTVVLSALSFYIPYVRESYLLKIVLLSLFLYFIYRNEKETLLRIAKRK; encoded by the coding sequence TTGAGTTTATATAAAAATCTTTTCAAACAAACTGCCATTTACGGATTAGCCACGGTTTTGCCGAGGATGTTGAGCTTTTTGCTTAACCCGTTGTATGTAAAAGTGTTGCCCAAAGGGGAGTTTGGAGAAGTGTCTATCATCTTTGCGTATCTGGTTTTTTTGAATGTGATTTTGTCTTATGGAATGGAAACGGCCTTCTTTCGTTTTTATAATTTGGAAGAGGATAAAAAGAAAGTGATTTCTACGGCTACGATTTCTATTTTTTGGACGTCGTTGTTGTTCTTGGGTTTTGGACTTTTATTCCGAAAAACATTAGGTCATTGGACTGATATTGACCCTCAATTTATCACTTATACCGTTTGGATTTTGGTGCTTGATGCTTTGGCTGTTATTCCATTTTCAAAGCTTAGAGCCAACAAAAGACCGATGGTTTATGCGGCGATTAAGATTGGAAACGTGATGACGAATTTGTGTTTGAATGTCTTTTTCTTATTGGCTTTGCCTAAATTGGCTCAAGGGAATCCGAATGGATTTTGGAGCACTATTTATTATGATCACTTTCAAATAGGTTATATTTTTATTTCCAATATTATTGCTAGTTTGTTGACATTCTTGGTGCTATCCCCAGATTATTTTCAACTCAAAGGGAAGTTTGATAAGGTACTTTGGAAGAAAATGTTGAATTATGCTTACCCTATATTAATTGCTGGAATTGCGTTTGCCATCAACGAACATTTTGATAAAATCTTATTGGAAAAAATGCATGTAAGCAAAGCCGATATTGGAGCTTATTCTGCTTGTTATAAATTGGGATTGTTCATGGTTTTGTTTCGAACGGCTTATACTTTGGGTATCGAACCGTTTTTCTTTAGTCATGCGAGTAATGAAAACGCACCGCAAACCTATGCGACTATTACCAAATATTTTGTGATTTTTGGTTCGTTTATTTGTTTGTTCGTTATTGTTTTTGCTGATTTGTTTAAAAGAGTTTTAGTTCCTAATCCTGATTATTGGGATGCTATGAAGATCGTGCCGCTGATTGTTTTAGCGAATTTCTTTTTGGGGATTTATACGAATCTTTCCGTTTGGTATAAGTTGATTGATAAGACTAAAGTGGGAGCCTATATTTCCTTGGTTGGAGCTGCTGTAACACTTTTATTGAATTTTATTTTAATCCCGATAATGAGTTATACGGGCTCGGCTATTGCTACGATTGCAGCTTATGGAAGTATGATGATTATTTCCTATCAAATGGGGAAAAAGAAATATCCAATACCGTATGACTTTCCTAAAATTTTCAGTTATTTGGGATTGACTGTAGTACTTTCGGCGCTTTCGTTTTACATACCGTATGTTAGGGAAAGTTATCTTTTAAAAATTGTTTTACTATCGCTGTTTTTATATTTCATTTATCGTAACGAAAAAGAAACCTTATTAAGAATAGCCAAACGAAAATAA
- a CDS encoding GNAT family N-acetyltransferase has protein sequence MEIKELTSLEEMLPQFDLMHLMYTKMTPEKYKSFLEVMIPNHYSQVAVFENGQCLGVTGLWFQTKLWCGKALEIDNFIVHPDHRSKGIGKMICDFVESKAKALGCTNIVLDAYTSNFAAHRFYYNQGFGPKGFHFVKILDANGLT, from the coding sequence ATGGAAATCAAAGAACTTACTTCGTTAGAAGAAATGTTGCCACAATTTGATTTGATGCATTTAATGTATACCAAAATGACACCTGAAAAGTATAAATCCTTTTTAGAAGTAATGATTCCCAATCATTATTCACAGGTCGCGGTTTTTGAAAATGGCCAATGTCTTGGGGTTACCGGACTTTGGTTCCAAACCAAACTCTGGTGCGGAAAAGCTTTGGAAATAGATAACTTTATTGTGCATCCTGACCATCGTTCTAAAGGAATTGGCAAGATGATTTGTGATTTTGTCGAGTCTAAAGCTAAAGCATTGGGTTGTACCAATATTGTGTTGGATGCATACACTAGTAACTTCGCAGCACACCGTTTTTACTATAATCAAGGGTTTGGCCCTAAAGGTTTTCACTTCGTCAAAATTTTAGATGCAAACGGCCTAACATAA
- the dut gene encoding dUTP diphosphatase: protein MQIKIINKSQHDLPNYETIASAGMDLRANLLEPVTLKPLDRAIIKTGLFIELPIGYEAQVRPRSGLAAKKGITVLNSPGTVDADYRGEIGVILVNLSHENFVVENGERIAQLIIAKHERAEWISVQELSETSRGEGGFGSTGVK from the coding sequence ATGCAAATTAAAATCATCAACAAGTCGCAACACGATTTGCCTAATTATGAAACCATTGCTTCAGCAGGAATGGATTTAAGAGCCAATTTATTGGAACCAGTAACCTTGAAACCTTTGGATAGAGCCATAATAAAAACAGGTTTGTTCATTGAGCTACCTATTGGATACGAAGCACAAGTAAGACCAAGAAGTGGTTTGGCTGCAAAGAAAGGAATTACGGTTTTGAATTCTCCTGGTACAGTTGATGCCGATTATAGAGGAGAAATCGGTGTGATTTTAGTAAATTTATCCCATGAAAATTTTGTGGTGGAAAACGGGGAAAGAATAGCCCAATTAATCATTGCCAAACACGAACGAGCGGAATGGATTTCTGTTCAAGAATTATCAGAAACATCGAGAGGCGAAGGAGGTTTTGGAAGTACCGGAGTAAAATAA
- the atpE gene encoding ATP synthase F0 subunit C, whose protein sequence is MEGNLHLIGAGLVVIGVGIGIGRIGGSALDAIARQPEATAKIQTVMLIAAALIEGIGFAALFAVS, encoded by the coding sequence ATGGAAGGAAATCTTCACCTTATTGGAGCAGGATTAGTAGTTATTGGAGTAGGTATTGGTATTGGTAGAATCGGTGGTTCTGCATTAGATGCTATCGCTCGTCAACCAGAAGCTACAGCAAAAATTCAAACAGTGATGCTTATTGCAGCGGCACTTATTGAAGGTATCGGATTCGCAGCGTTATTTGCTGTATCTTAA
- a CDS encoding tetratricopeptide repeat protein, with protein sequence MKKLGIYSLLFGMFFIPNIIMAQNEPNNDVVTIDDGFQDYFYEAIKQKSIENYDKAIEALEKGKAIEPENPIVYFELGKNYLAQKRYKDAYDNFEKVTQMEPKNRWAWVGMYDVCYETHDYNQAIVIVEKLVEFKEDYKEDLTSLYMNTQQFDKALDLINELNEKFGKTEKRELYKATILKDSKYQSVEKNNLIEQIKKFPKEESNYIALIYLYSQSNQEEKAQEIAEKLEKAIPTSDWAQVSLFKFYLNNNNGDDAVKAMNIVFPSRKIDSKIKHRMLNEFLLFAKNNPKFETDLDKAISYFDNDKEINVAKEIGKFYYSKSDWDRAIKYFEMHLKSAADDIETQLLLMQAHTEKQQFSVLVKKADDLTQLFPTQPQFYYYAGLANNQLGAFKKAATILESGLDFVVDDEALEINFNIQLGEAYSGLGDNKKKEMYFTKANELIKKQKK encoded by the coding sequence ATGAAAAAACTTGGAATTTATAGTTTGTTGTTTGGAATGTTTTTCATTCCCAATATCATCATGGCTCAAAACGAACCGAATAATGATGTTGTCACTATAGACGATGGATTTCAAGATTATTTTTACGAAGCTATAAAGCAAAAAAGTATTGAAAACTATGATAAAGCTATAGAAGCTTTAGAAAAAGGGAAGGCCATTGAGCCCGAAAACCCGATAGTTTATTTTGAATTAGGGAAGAATTATTTAGCTCAAAAGAGATACAAAGACGCTTACGATAACTTTGAAAAAGTTACCCAAATGGAACCTAAAAACCGTTGGGCTTGGGTGGGGATGTATGACGTATGTTATGAAACCCATGATTACAATCAGGCGATTGTTATTGTTGAAAAATTAGTAGAATTCAAGGAAGATTACAAAGAAGATTTGACTTCATTGTACATGAATACACAACAATTTGACAAAGCCTTAGACCTTATCAATGAATTGAATGAGAAGTTTGGGAAGACAGAAAAACGTGAATTGTATAAAGCCACTATTCTAAAAGATTCTAAATACCAATCGGTAGAAAAGAACAATTTGATAGAGCAAATTAAGAAGTTCCCCAAAGAAGAATCTAACTACATAGCTTTGATTTATCTTTATTCTCAAAGTAATCAAGAAGAAAAAGCTCAGGAAATTGCTGAGAAATTGGAAAAAGCTATTCCAACTTCTGATTGGGCACAAGTGAGTTTGTTTAAATTTTATTTGAATAATAATAATGGAGATGATGCCGTAAAAGCGATGAACATTGTATTTCCAAGTAGAAAAATAGATTCTAAAATTAAGCATCGCATGTTGAATGAGTTTTTGCTTTTTGCTAAAAACAATCCAAAATTCGAAACCGATTTAGACAAAGCCATTTCTTATTTTGACAATGATAAAGAGATCAATGTTGCCAAAGAAATAGGAAAATTTTATTATTCAAAATCGGATTGGGATAGAGCTATTAAATATTTTGAAATGCATTTAAAAAGTGCTGCTGACGATATTGAAACCCAGCTTTTACTAATGCAAGCTCATACCGAAAAGCAGCAGTTTAGTGTTTTAGTAAAAAAGGCAGATGATTTAACACAACTTTTTCCAACACAACCTCAATTTTATTATTACGCGGGTTTGGCCAACAATCAACTTGGAGCTTTCAAAAAAGCAGCAACCATTTTAGAATCAGGATTGGATTTTGTAGTTGATGATGAAGCATTGGAAATCAATTTCAATATTCAATTGGGTGAAGCCTACAGTGGATTGGGTGATAATAAGAAAAAAGAAATGTATTTTACCAAAGCCAATGAGCTTATAAAAAAACAAAAAAAATAA
- a CDS encoding F0F1 ATP synthase subunit B produces MEKLINDFSFGLFFWQTLIFLLLIFLLKKFAWKPILDAVNEREEGIKNALLSAENAKKEMQNLKSDNEKLLADARVERDAMLKEAREIKDKIVSEAKEEAQVQAGKMIEQAKAAINSEKNAAMAELKTQVSSLSIEIAEKVLRNELADKGAQTKLVEKMLDDVKSN; encoded by the coding sequence ATGGAAAAGTTAATAAATGATTTCTCGTTCGGATTGTTCTTCTGGCAAACGTTAATTTTCTTGTTGTTGATTTTCTTATTGAAAAAATTCGCATGGAAACCTATTTTGGATGCGGTTAATGAAAGAGAAGAAGGCATTAAGAATGCATTGCTTTCAGCTGAAAATGCTAAAAAAGAAATGCAAAATTTAAAATCGGATAATGAAAAATTATTAGCCGATGCTAGAGTTGAAAGAGACGCGATGCTAAAAGAAGCAAGAGAAATTAAAGACAAAATTGTTTCTGAAGCTAAAGAAGAAGCTCAAGTGCAAGCAGGAAAAATGATTGAGCAAGCTAAAGCGGCCATCAATAGCGAAAAAAATGCTGCTATGGCGGAATTGAAAACTCAAGTATCTAGCTTGTCTATTGAAATTGCTGAGAAAGTATTAAGAAACGAATTGGCTGACAAAGGAGCTCAAACCAAATTGGTGGAGAAAATGTTGGATGACGTTAAATCAAATTAA
- a CDS encoding sugar phosphate nucleotidyltransferase, with protein sequence MKIIVPMAGRGSRLRPHTLTIPKPLIPIAGKPIVHRLVEDIAGVLNQKIDEVAFIIHESFGKKVEEDLIAIAQKLGAQGTIYYQNEALGTGHAIMCAKDSLSGPAVIAYADTLIRADFDLDKTADSVIWVKQVDKPEAFGVINLNEANEIIELVEKPKEFVSDLAVIGIYYFKDVAVLKNELQSVLDNNIIHGGEYQINDGIKQMMAKGMKFVPGKVDEWMDCGNKDVTVETNSRMLGFLHNDGEHLIDYDVKLENSNIIPPCYIGKDVVLIDAVVGPNVSLGDGCHVQNAQIKNSLIQNHSHIKNAHLDNAMIGNHASFDGDFTSISIGDYSVLE encoded by the coding sequence ATGAAAATAATAGTTCCAATGGCAGGTCGCGGATCACGTCTTCGCCCACATACTTTAACTATACCAAAACCTTTAATTCCTATTGCAGGAAAACCAATAGTGCACCGTTTGGTGGAAGATATTGCGGGGGTTTTAAATCAAAAAATTGACGAAGTAGCATTTATCATCCATGAAAGTTTTGGTAAAAAAGTAGAGGAAGATTTGATTGCTATTGCCCAAAAATTAGGAGCTCAAGGCACCATTTATTATCAAAATGAAGCATTAGGAACAGGTCATGCAATTATGTGTGCCAAAGATTCTTTAAGCGGACCAGCGGTTATTGCTTATGCAGATACTTTAATTCGAGCTGATTTCGATTTAGATAAAACTGCCGATAGTGTTATTTGGGTAAAACAAGTGGATAAACCAGAAGCTTTTGGCGTAATTAATTTGAACGAAGCCAATGAAATTATTGAGTTAGTTGAAAAACCAAAGGAGTTTGTTTCTGATTTGGCAGTGATTGGTATTTATTATTTTAAAGATGTAGCGGTTCTGAAAAATGAATTGCAATCTGTTTTGGATAATAACATTATTCATGGCGGCGAGTATCAAATTAATGATGGAATAAAACAAATGATGGCCAAAGGCATGAAATTCGTTCCAGGAAAAGTGGATGAGTGGATGGATTGTGGTAACAAAGATGTGACCGTGGAGACCAATTCAAGAATGTTAGGCTTTTTGCATAATGATGGAGAACATTTGATTGATTACGATGTGAAATTGGAAAACTCGAATATCATTCCACCATGCTATATTGGAAAAGATGTGGTTTTAATTGATGCCGTTGTGGGACCAAATGTTTCCTTAGGCGATGGTTGTCATGTTCAAAATGCTCAGATTAAAAATAGTTTGATTCAAAATCATTCTCATATCAAAAATGCTCACTTAGACAATGCCATGATAGGAAATCATGCTAGTTTTGATGGAGATTTTACTAGTATTAGTATTGGAGATTATTCCGTTTTAGAATAA
- the atpA gene encoding F0F1 ATP synthase subunit alpha translates to MAEIKAAEISAILKKQVEGFQSGATLEEVGTVLQVGDGIARVYGLSNAQYGELVQFDNGLEAIVLNLEEDNVGVVLLGPSTGIKEGSTVKRTQRIASLKVGEQIVGRVVDTLGNPIDGKGPIGGELFEMPLERKAPGVIFRQPVTEPLQTGIKSIDAMIPVGRGQRELVIGDRQTGKTTVCIDTILNQKEFYDAGQPVFCIYVAIGQKASTVAGIAKTLEEKGAMAYTIIVAANASDPAPMQVYAPMAGAAIGEYFRDSGRPALIIYDDLSKQAVAYREVSLLLRRPPGREAYPGDVFYLHSRLLERACKVIADDDIAKDMNDLPDALKPIVKGGGSLTALPIIETQAGDVSAYIPTNVISITDGQIFLDGDLFNSGVRPAINVGISVSRVGGNAQIKSMKKVAGTLKLDQAQFRELEAFAKFGSDLDAVTLNVIEKGKRNVEILKQAVNDPYTVEDQVAIIYAGSKNLLRNVPVNKVKEFERDYLSYLNNKHIDTLKALKAGKLDDNITDVLEKAAKEISAKYN, encoded by the coding sequence ATGGCGGAAATTAAAGCTGCTGAAATTTCAGCAATATTAAAGAAACAAGTAGAAGGATTTCAATCTGGAGCTACGTTAGAAGAAGTAGGAACTGTTCTTCAAGTGGGTGATGGTATCGCTCGTGTATACGGTTTGTCAAACGCACAATATGGTGAGTTAGTACAATTCGATAACGGGTTAGAGGCTATCGTTTTGAACTTAGAAGAAGACAATGTTGGGGTGGTACTTTTAGGACCATCAACTGGAATCAAAGAAGGGTCAACTGTAAAAAGAACACAACGTATTGCTTCCTTAAAAGTAGGAGAGCAAATCGTAGGACGTGTTGTAGATACATTGGGTAACCCAATCGATGGTAAAGGACCAATCGGTGGTGAACTATTTGAAATGCCATTGGAAAGAAAAGCTCCTGGAGTTATTTTCCGTCAACCGGTAACAGAACCATTACAAACAGGTATCAAATCTATCGATGCGATGATCCCTGTAGGTAGAGGACAACGTGAGTTGGTTATTGGTGACCGTCAAACGGGTAAAACTACCGTTTGTATCGATACCATTTTGAATCAAAAAGAATTCTATGATGCAGGTCAACCGGTATTCTGTATCTATGTTGCTATTGGGCAAAAAGCTTCAACAGTAGCTGGAATTGCTAAAACATTAGAAGAAAAAGGTGCTATGGCTTACACAATTATTGTGGCTGCTAACGCTTCTGACCCTGCTCCAATGCAAGTATATGCTCCAATGGCAGGTGCTGCTATCGGAGAGTATTTCAGAGATTCAGGTCGTCCTGCTTTGATTATCTATGATGATTTATCAAAACAAGCGGTGGCTTACCGTGAGGTGTCTTTGTTGTTAAGAAGACCACCAGGTCGTGAGGCTTATCCTGGAGACGTATTTTACTTACACTCTCGTTTGTTAGAAAGAGCTTGTAAAGTAATTGCGGATGATGATATCGCGAAAGACATGAATGACTTACCAGATGCCTTGAAACCAATTGTTAAAGGTGGAGGTTCATTAACAGCTTTACCAATCATTGAAACACAAGCGGGTGACGTTTCTGCTTATATCCCAACCAACGTAATTTCGATTACTGATGGACAGATTTTCTTGGATGGAGATTTGTTTAACTCGGGAGTTCGTCCAGCGATTAACGTAGGTATTTCGGTATCACGTGTTGGAGGTAACGCTCAAATTAAATCGATGAAAAAAGTAGCAGGTACTTTGAAACTGGATCAAGCACAATTCCGTGAATTGGAAGCGTTTGCTAAATTTGGTTCTGACTTAGATGCGGTTACTTTGAACGTAATTGAAAAAGGAAAAAGAAACGTTGAAATCTTGAAACAAGCGGTAAACGATCCTTATACAGTAGAAGATCAGGTGGCTATTATCTACGCAGGTTCTAAAAACTTGTTGAGAAACGTTCCTGTGAACAAAGTAAAAGAATTTGAAAGAGATTATTTAAGCTACTTAAACAACAAGCATATCGATACTTTAAAAGCTTTGAAAGCTGGTAAATTAGATGATAACATTACGGATGTTTTAGAAAAAGCAGCTAAAGAAATTTCAGCAAAATATAATTAA
- the atpG gene encoding ATP synthase F1 subunit gamma, producing the protein MANLKEIRNRISSVSSTMQITSAMKMVSAAKLKKAQDAITAMRPYAEKLTELLQNVSSTLDSDAGGEFTSQREVNKVLIVAITSNRGLCGAFNTNVVKQVKVVAEAYAGKQVDVFAIGKKGGDVLRKTINVLGYNNTVYDDLTFDSVASIADDLAQKFTSGEYDKIEIVYNQFKNAATQIVQSEQFLPLAPIKSDVPVSAGDYIFEPSKEEIVLTLIPKALKTQLYKSIRDSFAAEHGARMTAMHKATDNATELRNQLKLTYNKARQAAITNEILEIVGGAEALKG; encoded by the coding sequence ATGGCAAACTTAAAGGAAATACGTAATCGAATTAGTTCCGTTTCATCTACGATGCAAATTACATCAGCGATGAAAATGGTTTCTGCCGCAAAGTTGAAAAAAGCACAAGATGCTATTACAGCGATGCGACCTTATGCCGAAAAATTAACCGAACTTTTGCAAAATGTTAGCTCCACTTTAGATAGTGATGCTGGTGGAGAGTTCACTTCTCAACGTGAAGTAAATAAAGTTTTGATTGTTGCTATTACTTCGAATAGAGGATTGTGTGGTGCTTTCAACACTAACGTTGTGAAACAAGTAAAAGTGGTGGCAGAGGCTTATGCCGGAAAACAAGTAGATGTTTTTGCTATTGGTAAAAAAGGGGGTGATGTTTTGAGAAAGACCATTAATGTCCTTGGTTACAATAATACTGTTTATGATGATTTGACTTTTGATAGTGTAGCTTCTATTGCAGATGATTTAGCTCAAAAGTTTACTTCTGGGGAGTATGACAAAATTGAAATTGTTTACAACCAGTTTAAAAATGCAGCTACTCAAATCGTTCAAAGCGAGCAATTTTTGCCATTAGCTCCTATTAAATCAGACGTTCCAGTTTCAGCGGGTGATTATATTTTTGAGCCTTCTAAAGAAGAAATTGTATTGACTTTGATTCCGAAAGCATTAAAAACACAATTGTATAAATCTATTCGTGATTCTTTTGCTGCAGAACACGGTGCTCGTATGACTGCTATGCACAAAGCGACTGATAACGCAACGGAATTGAGAAACCAATTGAAATTAACTTATAACAAAGCTCGTCAAGCGGCTATTACTAATGAGATCCTAGAGATTGTTGGTGGAGCTGAGGCTTTGAAAGGATAA
- the atpH gene encoding ATP synthase F1 subunit delta, translated as MSMSRAAIRYAKAILETAVSSGKASQVNEDMKSIFTTVGSNADLNEFLASPIIASDLKMNALTEVFSSVQGETKSLFRLLQENKRFELLVNIAFQFSAQFDEMNGVEVAKVTTAFPMDAALEAKVLAKVATISDKKITIENTVDPSIIGGFILRIGDKQYNASVANRLQELKREFSN; from the coding sequence ATTAGTATGTCAAGAGCTGCGATTAGATACGCGAAAGCAATTTTAGAAACGGCGGTTTCAAGCGGAAAAGCCAGCCAGGTTAATGAAGATATGAAAAGTATCTTTACTACTGTTGGTTCTAATGCTGATTTGAATGAATTTTTGGCAAGTCCCATCATCGCTTCTGATTTGAAGATGAATGCCTTGACAGAAGTTTTTAGTTCAGTTCAAGGAGAAACTAAATCGCTTTTCAGATTGCTACAAGAAAACAAAAGATTTGAACTTTTAGTTAACATTGCTTTTCAATTCAGTGCTCAGTTTGATGAGATGAACGGAGTTGAGGTAGCTAAAGTAACTACTGCTTTTCCAATGGATGCTGCTCTAGAAGCAAAAGTTTTGGCAAAAGTGGCTACGATTTCAGACAAAAAAATAACTATTGAAAATACTGTAGATCCTAGTATTATTGGAGGATTTATATTGAGAATTGGAGATAAACAATACAATGCTTCTGTGGCCAACAGATTGCAAGAATTAAAAAGAGAGTTTAGTAATTAA